A genome region from Euphorbia lathyris chromosome 4, ddEupLath1.1, whole genome shotgun sequence includes the following:
- the LOC136226655 gene encoding pentatricopeptide repeat-containing protein At5g04780, mitochondrial — MNNLKGLSRHRYRVIQTRYISITTSTCTSNSKLVLTLQNGNGRHTGTKLLPFLHSLIQLCAKGRQPIKGKACHAQVITLFGLKSDTLTSNMLINMYAKTELLDSARKLFDQMPDRTLVSWNTMITAYAKNGEEQKALLLFLEMQREGNPFTEFTLTSVVCASSAKKDSYVCKQLHASAVKALVDTNSFVGTALLDFYAKTGLIQDAIRIFESIPERSDVTWSSMVAGYVKNELFEEALALVFSSEAQPLGLLCNHFIISSVISACAGLATLIEGKQLHSIVCKSGFASNNYVASSLADMYAKCGSVKEAYATFVDAEGTNLVLWNVMISAFAKHSHSLEVMILFEKMQQVGLRPDEVTYVAILSACSHSGLVDTGRSYFNLMRTQHNILPNVVHYSCMVDILYRAGLTNEAHELMKNMPFPATASMWGSVLASCRNHRSLELAETAAKILFEMEPDNAGNYVLLSNAYAASEKWKEVAKTRKLMKENEVRKEKGKSWIEIKNTVHTFMAGEQMHPRTADIYVELDKLLEEMEKLGYKCETEYELHYVDEDRKRELLRQHSEKLALVFGLMCLPPTVPIRIMKNLQICGDCHSFMKLASSITRREIIVRDVNRFHHFRNGCCSCRDFW, encoded by the coding sequence ATGAACAATCTGAAAGGCTTGAGCAGGCACAGATATAGAGTAATTCAAACTCGTTATATTTCAATCACAACTTCAACTTGTACTTCCAATTCCAAACTAGTCTTAACACTGCAAAATGGCAATGGGAGACATACGGGTACCAAACTGTTACCATTTCTGCATTCTCTCATACAATTATGTGCAAAAGGACGACAACCCATCAAAGGGAAGGCTTGCCACGCACaagttattacactttttgggcTAAAATCAGACACTCTAACATCAAATATGCTTATCAATATGTATGCCAAAACTGAGTTGCTTGATTCTGCTCGCAAACTGTTTGATCAAATGCCTGACAGAACTCTGGTTTCATGGAATACCATGATTACTGCGTATGCCAAAAACGGAGAGGAGCAAAAGGCTCTCTTGCTTTTCTTGGAAATGCAAAGAGAAGGAAATCCATTTACTGAATTCACGCTAACAAGTGTTGTTTGTGCTTCTTCTGCTAAAAAGGATTCTTATGTATGTAAACAATTGCATGCTTCTGCTGTTAAGGCATTAGTGGATACAAATTCTTTCGTAGGCACTGCATTGCTTGACTTTTATGCCAAAACTGGTTTAATACAGGACGCCATCCGTATTTTTGAAAGTATTCCAGAGAGGAGTGATGTTACTTGGAGTTCTATGGTTGCAGGGTATGTTAAAAATGAGCTTTTTGAGGAGGCTTTGGCTTTGGTTTTTTCCTCAGAAGCTCAACCACTTGGCCTGTTATGTAACCACTTTATAATTTCTTCAGTTATTAGTGCTTGTGCAGGTTTAGCAACTTTAATTGAAGGGAAACAATTGCATTCAATTGTTTGTAAATCTGGGTTTGCCTCAAACAATTATGTGGCATCATCTCTTGCTGACATGTATGCAAAATGTGGTAGTGTCAAAGAGGCTTATGCTACTTTTGTAGACGCTGAGGGGACGAATCTTGTTTTATGGAATGTCATGATTTCTGCATTTGCTAAACATTCTCACTCTCTAGAAGTTATGATTTTGTTTGAGAAAATGCAGCAGGTAGGTCTGCGCCCAGACGAAGTAACATATGTTGCCATATTATCTGCTTGTAGTCACTCCGGTCTTGTTGACACCGGAAGAAGCTATTTCAATCttatgagaacacaacacaacaTATTGCCGAATGTGGTTCACTATTCTTGCATGGTTGATATTCTTTATAGAGCAGGGCTAACAAATGAAGCTCATGAGTTGATGAAGAATATGCCCTTTCCGGCTACTGCTTCCATGTGGGGATCTGTTTTGGCATCTTGCAGGAATCATAGGAGTCTAGAATTGGCTGAGACAGCAGCTAAGATCCTGTTTGAGATGGAACCTGATAATGCTGGAAACTATGTTTTGTTGTCAAATGCATATGCTGCAAGTGAAAAGTGGAAGGAAGTTGCAAAAACAAGAAAGCTTATGAAGGAAAATGAAGTGAGGAAAGAGAAGGGAAAGAGTTGGATTGAAATTAAGAACACAGTTCATACATTTATGGCTGGAGAGCAGATGCATCCTAGAACTGCTGATATTTACGTAGAGTTGGATAAGTTGCTGGAAGAGATGGAGAAATTAGGATATAAGTGTGAGACAGAGTATGAGCTTCATTATGTGGATGAAGACAGGAAAAGAGAACTTCTAAGGCAGCATAGTGAGAAGCTAGCACTTGTGTTTGGACTGATGTGCTTACCTCCAACTGTACCTATCAGGATTATGAAGAATCTACAGATATGTGGGGATTGCCATTCTTTTATGAAGCTTGCATCAAGCATTACTAGGAGGGAAATTATTGTTAGGGATGTAAATCGGTTTCATCATTTTAGAAATGGATGTTGCTCTTGCCGGGACTTCTGGTAA
- the LOC136225534 gene encoding ferric reduction oxidase 6-like → MMTVGYNLFKQNQPLMHAPHFHLYKMDQNSNAQQLLLSTTNRNVKNTTTILLKWVMKIMMFLFFILWIAIIFIYPLESAVAWIKYWTDATSSSFLGFTGSTFVLFSGPIIAISILSLLYLSLNSHQEDLKERSRKVEKARARYKLWTFPVVVGGPLGVVSAAELIGIGVFGVFVIWVAGVYVVQKLSVLFVNPDYTTYERWSWVFRMSGRGCGLTGIFCLSFMFIPVARGSSLLRLLNISSMHAIRYHIWLAHLCMCLFTSHGFLYLIGWFMSGEIPSELISWTPTNGANLAGIINIFFGWTIWITSLPFVRQKNFELFYYTHHLYIIFIIFLAMHVGNFFFCIVAGPIFLFIIDRFLRFCQSRHTVHVISTTSFPCGVVQLVMSTPQTKSLNYNALSTIFLQIKELSLLQWHPFSVSNTRLDGKNRLSVLIKTCGNWTSQFEDHALNFKVAKQLRLHDSTRLTAAVEGPYGSESSVHLMYEHLILVGGGIGISPFIAVLSDVIHRIQLGEPCLPRNIFLVWAVKTSDQLSLLSTIDDIPAIPSHDLNLQILIYVTRQSQPPSENVVVEKPITCCIGGGNSISVLASTGNKTWFAAYVISSSVGLIVLISIVNLLYIKPSEIVNWWFQGLLLVACMVASVLLFGGAAIRLWHTSNSHKDTHIQQIIDEESTQLSTDHKMDSFLNYFGSSTIIHYASRPNFKEIFGSISKLWGYVDVGVIVCGPQSLEKSVATECRSLNITRQSDDPIFHFNTQTFSF, encoded by the exons ATGATGACCGTCGGTTATAACCTATTTAAACAAAACCAACCTCTAATGCATGCACCACACTTTCATTTATACAAAATGGACCAAAACTCAAATGCACaacagcttctcctttctactaCTAATAGAAATGTGAAAAACACTACTACTATTCTACTCAAATGGGTTATGAAGATTATGATGtttctatttttcattttgTGGATTGCTATTATCTTTATATACCCACTTGAATCTGCTGTAGCATGGATTAAATACTGGACTGAtgctacttcttcttcttttcttggaTTCACAG GGAGTACTTTTGTTTTATTCAGTGGACCTATCATTGCCATTTCAATACTTTCCCTTCTATACCTTTCACTTAACTCCCACCAAGAGGACCTCAAAGA GAGGAGTAGAAAAGTAGAAAAAGCGAGGGCAAGGTATAAGTTGTGGACGTTCCCGGTTGTTGTGGGAGGACCTTTAGGTGTGGTTTCAGCAGCAGAATTGATTGGAATTGGAGTGTTTGGAGTATTTGTAATTTGGGTTGCTGGTGTTTATGTGGTTCAGAAGCTTAGTGTTCTATTTGTTAATCCTGATTATACTACTTATGAAAGATG GTCATGGGTATTCCGAATGTCCGGACGAGGGTGTGGATTGACTGGGATCTTTTGTTTATCATTTATGTTTATTCCAGTAGCAAGAGGATCTTCTCTTCTTCGACTCCTAAATATCTCTTCAATGCATGCTATTCGATACCATATCTGGCTTGCTCATCTCTGCATGTGCCTCTTCACTTCCCATGGATTCCTTTACCTCATTGGATGGTTCATGTCTGGCGAAATTCCTTCTGAA CTAATATCATGGACGCCTACAAATGGAGCAAATCTTGCAGGAATCATAAACATCTTCTTTGGATGGACAATTTGGATAACATCACTTCCTTTTGTTAGGCAGAAGAATTTCGAGCTCTTCTATTACACTCATCACCTATATataatcttcatcatcttcttggCTATGCATGTCGGTAACTTTTTTTTCTGCATAGTTGCTGgacctatttttctttttatcattgATCGTTTTCTCCGCTTCTGCCAATCTCGACACACTGTCCATGTAATATCAACAACATCTTTTCCTTGTGGAGTTGTTCAACTAGTCATGTCAACACCTCAAACTAAAA GTCTAAATTATAATGCACTTAGCACTATTTTCCTTCAGATTAAGGAATTGTCTTTGCTGCAGTGGCACCCTTTTAGCGTGTCAAATACTCGTCTAGATGGTAAAAACCGTCTATCTGTTCTCATAAAAACTTGTGGGAATTGGACATCGCAATTTGAAGACCACGCACTCAATTTTAAAGTAGCAAAGCAACTCAGACTGCATGACTCTACCAGGCTCACTGCTGCTGTTGAAGGCCCTTACGGATCCGAATCATCCGTTCATTTAAT GTATGAGCATCTTATTTTAGTAGGTGGAGGAATTGGGATTTCTCCATTTATTGCTGTGTTGAGCGACGTTATTCATCGTATTCAACTAGGGGAACCATGTCTACCGAGGAATATCTTTCTTGTTTGGGCTGTCAAAACATCGGATCAACTTTCTCTTCTTTCCACAATTGATGACATTCCTGCAATTCCTTCTCATGACTTGAATCTTCAAATTCTTATTTATGTTACTCGACAGTCACAACCTCCATCT GAAAATGTTGTGGTTGAGAAGCCAATAACGTGTTGTATCGGTGGTGGAAATTCGATATCAGTTCTAGCAAGTACAGGGAATAAGACATGGTTTGCAGCATATGTGATATCATCAAGCGTTGGATTAATAGTATTAATAAGTATAGTAAaccttttatatataaaacCTAGTGAAATAGTTAATTGGTGGTTTCAAGGGCTTCTTCTAGTAGCATGCATGGTGGCTAGTGTTTTACTCTTTGGTGGTGCCGCTATTCGTCTATGGCACACCTCAAACTCACACAAGGATACACATATTCAACAAATCATCGATGAGGAAAGCACCCAATTATCTACTGATCATAAAATGGATTCATTTCTAAACTATTTTGGTAGCTCAACAATTATTCACTATGCTTCAAGACCCAACTTCAAAG AAatatttggatcaatttcaaagCTTTGGGGGTATGTTGATGTGGGTGTAATTGTATGTGGTCCTCAATCTCTTGAGAAAAGTGTTGCTACAGAATGCAGATCCCTTAACATTACAAGACAATCTGATGACCCCATTTTCCACTTCAATACCCAGACTTTCAGTTTCtag